In the Cydia amplana chromosome 14, ilCydAmpl1.1, whole genome shotgun sequence genome, one interval contains:
- the LOC134654149 gene encoding superoxide dismutase [Mn], mitochondrial, translated as MFASRKLGKLMRVAGACRQKHTLPDLPYEYSALEPVISREIMALHHSKHHATYVANLNAAEEKLAAAQAKGDIDTVINLAPALRFNGGGHINHSIFWQNLSANGGKPSDQLTKAINQDFGSVENMKNQLAASSVGVQGSGWGWLGYNKQMKKLQIATCSNQDPLQATTGLVPLFGIDVWEHAYYLQYKNVRADYVKAIFDVANWADISARYDKALK; from the exons ATGTTCGCGTCTCGGAAGCTCGGAAAGTTGAt gcGTGTGGCGGGCGCGTGCCGTCAGAAGCACACACTGCCAGACCTGCCGTATGAGTACAGCGCCCTGGAGCCGGTGATCAGCCGCGAGATCATGGCGCTGCATCACAGCAAGCACCACGCCACCTACGTTGCGAACTTGAATGCTGCTGAGGAGAAACTGGCTGCTGCACAAGCTAAAG GTGACATTGACACCGTCATCAACCTGGCCCCGGCCCTCAGATTCAATGGTGGTGGCCACATCAACCACTCCATTTTCTGGCAGAATCTCTCCGCCAACGGCGGAAAGCCCTCCGACCAGCTCACCAAGGCTATCAATCA GGACTTTGGTTCTGTAGAGAACATGAAGAATCAGCTTGCGGCCTCGTCTGTGGGCGTCCAGGGTTCGGGTTGGGGCTGGCTCGGTTACAACAAGCAGATGAAGAAGCTGCAGATTGCCACTTGCTCCAACCAGGACCCTCTACAGGCCACTACTG GATTGGTGCCACTTTTCGGTATTGACGTCTGGGAGCACGCCTACTACCTCCAATACAAGAACGTTCGCGCCGACTATGTAAAAGCCATCTTCGATGTCGCCAACTGGGCCGATATCTCGGCCAGGTACGACAAGGCCCTGAAGTAA